One Streptomyces lincolnensis genomic region harbors:
- the gcvP gene encoding aminomethyl-transferring glycine dehydrogenase has product MTAHRTPLSELEQGIPFEQRHIGPDQEARAKMLAQVGYGSLDELTAAAVPDVIKNADALELPGARTEAEVLAELRSLADRNQVLDSMIGLGYHGTFTPPVILRNVMENPAWYTAYTPYQPEISQGRLEALLNFQTMVADLTGLPTSGASLLDEGTAAAEAVALSRRMGKNKKGLFLVDADVLPQTIAVIETRAEPTGTEVVVADLSDGIPAEIAARDINGVLLQYPGASGAVRDIKPVIDQAHELGALVTVAADLLALTLLRSPGELGADIAVGTTQRFGVPMGFGGPHAGYMAVHEKFARSLPGRLVGVSVDADGNKAYRLALQTREQHIRREKATSNICTAQVLLAVMAGMYAVYHGPEGLRTIARRTHRYASLLAAGLTAGGVEVVHGSYFDTLTVRVPGKAAQVVAAARENGVNLWLVDADHVSIACDETTKRAQLAAVWDAFGVEGDIEALDAVTEDALREVRLRTDDVLTHPVFHQYRSETAMLRYLRRLADRDYALDRGMIPLGSCTMKLNATTEMEPVTWPEFGQLHPFAPVEQAQGYLTLIQELEERLAEVTGYDKVSLQPNAGSQGELAGLLAVRGYHRANGDEQRTVCLIPSSAHGTNAASAVMAGMKVVVVKTAEDGEIDVEDLRAKIEQYRDELSVLMITYPSTHGVFEEHVADICAQVHEAGGQVYVDGANLNALVGLAKPGHFGGDVSHLNLHKTFCIPHGGGGPGVGPVGVRAHLAPYLPNHPMQPAAGPETGVGPISAAPWGSAGILPISWAYVRLMGGEGLKRATQVAVLSANYIAKRLEPHYPVLYTGPGGLVAHECIIDLRPLTKATGVSVDDVAKRLIDYGFHAPTMSFPVAGTLMIEPTESEDLTEVDRFCEAMIAIRGEIEKVGSGEWAADDNPLRNAPHTAAALGGTWEHAYSREEAVFPSGGSAADKYWPPVRRIDQAFGDRNLVCSCPPLDAYED; this is encoded by the coding sequence ATGACCGCCCATCGCACTCCGCTCTCCGAGCTCGAACAGGGCATTCCGTTCGAGCAGCGCCACATCGGGCCCGACCAGGAGGCGCGGGCCAAGATGCTCGCGCAGGTCGGGTACGGCTCGCTGGACGAGCTCACCGCCGCCGCGGTCCCGGATGTGATCAAGAACGCCGACGCGCTGGAGCTCCCGGGCGCGCGCACCGAGGCCGAGGTGCTCGCCGAGCTGCGGTCGCTGGCCGACCGCAACCAGGTCCTCGACTCCATGATCGGGCTCGGGTACCACGGGACGTTCACCCCGCCCGTGATCCTGCGGAACGTGATGGAGAACCCGGCCTGGTACACGGCCTACACGCCGTACCAGCCGGAGATCTCCCAGGGGCGGCTCGAAGCCCTGCTGAACTTCCAGACCATGGTCGCCGACCTGACCGGGCTGCCGACCTCCGGTGCCTCGCTGCTCGACGAGGGCACGGCCGCCGCCGAGGCCGTCGCGCTGTCGCGGCGCATGGGCAAGAACAAGAAGGGGCTCTTCCTGGTCGACGCGGACGTACTGCCGCAGACCATCGCCGTGATCGAGACCCGCGCCGAGCCGACCGGCACGGAGGTGGTCGTCGCCGACCTCAGCGACGGTATTCCGGCCGAGATCGCCGCGCGGGACATCAACGGCGTGCTCCTTCAGTACCCGGGCGCCTCCGGTGCCGTACGCGACATCAAGCCGGTGATCGACCAGGCGCACGAGCTCGGCGCGCTGGTGACCGTGGCCGCCGATCTGCTGGCGCTGACGCTGCTGAGGTCGCCGGGGGAGCTCGGGGCGGACATCGCCGTGGGGACGACCCAGCGGTTCGGTGTGCCGATGGGCTTCGGCGGGCCGCACGCCGGCTACATGGCCGTACACGAGAAGTTCGCGCGCAGCCTGCCCGGGCGGCTCGTGGGGGTGTCCGTGGACGCCGACGGGAACAAGGCGTACCGGCTGGCCCTTCAGACGCGTGAGCAGCACATCCGGCGGGAGAAGGCGACCAGCAACATCTGTACCGCGCAGGTGCTGCTGGCGGTCATGGCCGGGATGTACGCCGTCTACCACGGGCCCGAGGGGCTGCGGACCATCGCGCGGCGGACGCATCGGTACGCGTCCCTCCTGGCCGCGGGGCTGACCGCGGGCGGGGTCGAGGTGGTGCACGGCTCCTACTTCGACACCTTGACCGTACGGGTGCCCGGGAAGGCCGCGCAGGTCGTCGCCGCGGCCCGGGAGAACGGTGTCAACCTGTGGCTCGTGGACGCCGATCACGTGTCGATCGCCTGTGACGAGACCACCAAGCGGGCCCAACTGGCCGCAGTCTGGGACGCGTTCGGGGTCGAGGGCGACATCGAGGCGCTCGACGCGGTCACCGAGGACGCGCTGCGGGAGGTGCGGCTGCGCACCGATGACGTGCTCACGCACCCGGTGTTCCACCAGTACCGCTCCGAGACCGCGATGCTGCGCTATCTGCGTCGGCTCGCCGACCGTGACTACGCGCTCGACCGTGGCATGATCCCGCTGGGCTCCTGCACGATGAAGCTCAACGCGACCACGGAGATGGAGCCGGTCACCTGGCCGGAGTTCGGGCAGTTGCACCCCTTCGCGCCCGTCGAGCAGGCCCAGGGGTACCTCACGCTCATCCAGGAGCTGGAGGAGCGGCTCGCCGAGGTCACCGGGTACGACAAGGTCAGCCTTCAGCCCAACGCAGGGTCGCAGGGGGAGCTGGCCGGGCTGCTCGCCGTACGCGGGTACCACCGGGCCAACGGGGACGAGCAGCGGACCGTGTGTCTGATTCCGTCGTCCGCGCACGGCACGAATGCCGCGAGTGCCGTGATGGCCGGGATGAAGGTCGTCGTCGTGAAGACCGCCGAGGACGGCGAGATCGACGTCGAGGACCTGCGGGCGAAGATCGAGCAGTACCGGGACGAGCTGTCGGTGCTGATGATCACCTACCCGTCGACGCACGGCGTGTTCGAGGAGCATGTCGCCGACATCTGCGCGCAGGTGCACGAGGCCGGCGGGCAGGTGTACGTCGACGGGGCGAACCTCAACGCGCTGGTGGGGCTGGCCAAGCCCGGGCACTTCGGCGGTGACGTCTCGCACCTGAACCTGCACAAGACCTTCTGCATCCCGCACGGCGGCGGTGGTCCGGGCGTCGGGCCGGTGGGTGTGCGCGCACACCTGGCGCCGTATCTGCCGAACCACCCGATGCAGCCCGCGGCCGGGCCCGAGACGGGTGTCGGGCCGATCTCGGCCGCGCCCTGGGGTTCCGCCGGGATCCTGCCGATCTCGTGGGCGTATGTGCGGCTCATGGGGGGCGAGGGGCTCAAGCGGGCCACGCAGGTGGCGGTGCTCAGCGCGAACTACATCGCCAAGCGGCTCGAACCGCACTACCCGGTGCTCTACACCGGGCCCGGCGGGCTGGTCGCGCACGAGTGCATCATCGATCTGCGGCCGCTGACGAAGGCGACCGGCGTGAGCGTGGACGACGTGGCCAAGCGGCTCATCGACTACGGGTTCCACGCGCCGACGATGTCGTTCCCGGTGGCCGGGACGCTCATGATCGAGCCGACCGAGTCCGAGGACCTGACCGAGGTGGACCGGTTCTGCGAGGCGATGATCGCCATTCGCGGGGAGATCGAGAAGGTGGGCTCCGGGGAGTGGGCCGCGGACGACAACCCGCTGCGGAACGCCCCGCACACCGCCGCCGCGCTGGGCGGGACGTGGGAGCACGCCTACAGCCGTGAGGAGGCCGTGTTCCCGAGCGGTGGTTCGGCCGCCGACAAGTACTGGCCGCCGGTGCGCCGGATCGACCAGGCGTTCGGGGACCGGAACCTGGTGTGTTCCTGCCCGCCGCTGGACGCGTACGAGGACTGA
- a CDS encoding PRC-barrel domain-containing protein, with the protein MQTDIDPRNLIGRKAFDRKGAKIGTIDEVYLDDATGVPEWAAIRTGLFSRDAFVPLEPSELVDGTLRVPFERALIKDAPDFGVGRHLSPDQELQLYHHYGLDTSAPPPFPDHDFGNLANTEDP; encoded by the coding sequence GTGCAGACCGACATCGATCCGCGCAACCTGATCGGCCGCAAGGCGTTCGACCGCAAGGGCGCCAAGATCGGAACGATCGACGAGGTCTACCTCGACGACGCCACCGGCGTCCCCGAGTGGGCCGCCATACGCACCGGCCTCTTCAGCCGCGACGCCTTCGTTCCCCTGGAACCCAGCGAACTCGTCGACGGCACCCTCCGCGTCCCCTTCGAGCGCGCCCTCATCAAGGACGCCCCCGACTTCGGAGTGGGCCGCCACCTCTCCCCCGACCAGGAACTCCAGCTCTACCACCACTACGGCCTCGACACCTCCGCCCCGCCGCCCTTCCCCGACCACGACTTCGGCAACCTGGCCAACACAGAGGACCCCTGA
- a CDS encoding DNA polymerase IV, giving the protein MRSAPTILHLDMDAFFASAEQASKPSLRGKAVVVGGLGPRGVVATASYEARVFGVHSAMPMAQARRLAPNAAYLVPRFGFYRSISEQVMGLLRALSPLVEPLSLDEAFVDLEAGGAAWDEESARLAAVKLRTDIRAVTGLTGSVGLAASKMLAKIASEQAKPDGLVVIDPGSERAMLGPMSVRTLPGVGPATGDHLRRAGITTVEEIVEAGEDELVRLLGKAHGHGLYAMALAHDERPVVAERETKSVSVEDTYDVDIHDRVRVGLEVQRLADRCVRRLREAGLSGRTIVLKVRRYDFSTLTRSETLRGPTDDQAVVREAAARLLEAVDTTGGVRLLGVGVSGLADYTQEDLFAQAAEERAEVDAGVVEEGEDRSVEVREEPAERRWVAGHDVRHEEFGHGWVQGSGLGRVTVRFETPDSGPGRVRTFRVEDPALSVAEPLPLVSGGLAGV; this is encoded by the coding sequence GTGAGAAGCGCGCCGACGATCCTCCATCTCGACATGGACGCCTTCTTCGCCTCGGCGGAGCAGGCGTCCAAGCCGAGCCTGCGCGGCAAGGCCGTCGTGGTGGGTGGGCTCGGGCCGCGTGGTGTGGTGGCCACGGCGTCCTACGAGGCGCGGGTGTTCGGGGTGCATTCGGCGATGCCCATGGCCCAGGCCCGGCGGCTCGCGCCGAACGCCGCGTATCTCGTGCCGCGCTTCGGGTTCTACCGCTCGATCAGTGAGCAGGTGATGGGGCTGCTGCGGGCGCTGTCGCCCTTGGTGGAGCCGCTGAGCCTGGACGAGGCGTTCGTGGATCTGGAAGCCGGTGGAGCGGCCTGGGACGAGGAGTCGGCGCGGCTGGCCGCGGTGAAGCTGCGGACCGACATACGGGCGGTGACGGGGCTCACCGGGTCGGTGGGCCTGGCCGCCTCCAAGATGCTCGCGAAGATCGCCTCCGAGCAGGCCAAGCCCGACGGGCTGGTGGTCATCGATCCGGGGAGCGAGCGGGCGATGCTGGGGCCGATGTCGGTACGGACCCTGCCCGGGGTCGGGCCGGCGACCGGGGACCATCTGAGACGGGCCGGGATCACCACGGTCGAGGAGATCGTGGAGGCGGGCGAGGACGAGCTCGTACGGCTGCTGGGCAAGGCCCACGGGCACGGGCTGTACGCCATGGCGCTGGCACACGACGAGCGGCCCGTGGTGGCCGAGCGGGAGACGAAGTCGGTGTCCGTGGAGGACACCTACGACGTGGACATCCACGACCGGGTTCGGGTGGGCCTGGAGGTGCAGCGGCTGGCCGATCGGTGTGTGCGGCGGCTTCGGGAGGCGGGGCTGTCCGGGCGGACCATCGTGTTGAAGGTGCGGCGGTACGACTTCTCGACGCTGACGCGGTCCGAGACGTTGCGGGGGCCCACGGATGACCAGGCGGTGGTGCGGGAGGCCGCCGCGCGGTTGCTGGAGGCCGTGGACACGACCGGTGGGGTGCGGTTGCTGGGGGTGGGGGTGAGCGGGCTGGCGGACTACACGCAGGAGGATCTGTTCGCTCAGGCCGCGGAGGAGCGGGCGGAGGTGGACGCGGGGGTGGTGGAGGAGGGGGAGGACCGGAGTGTCGAGGTGCGGGAGGAGCCCGCGGAGCGGCGGTGGGTCGCGGGGCATGACGTACGGCATGAGGAGTTCGGGCACGGGTGGGTGCAGGGCAGCGGGCTGGGGCGGGTGACGGTGCGGTTCGAGACGCCGGACTCCGGGCCGGGGAGGGTGCGGACGTTTCGGGTGGAGGATCCCGCGTTGTCCGTGGCGGAGCCGTTGCCGCTGGTGTCGGGGGGATTGGCGGGGGTGTGA
- a CDS encoding MerR family transcriptional regulator has product MRSSGDGTTGGAPGRSLGQSGPYPLHSSAADHAPRRPAAVPSSGGATSMASEQIGYRGPTACAAAGITYRQLDYWARTGLVEPSVRPAHGSGTQRLYSFRDVVVLKIVKRFLDTGVSLQNIRTTVQHLRERGFQDLERMTLMSDGATVYECTSPDEVHALLQGGQGIFGIAVGVVWRDVESALSQLHGERIDTGETLVGHNPADELARRRNRAV; this is encoded by the coding sequence GTGAGAAGCAGCGGCGACGGTACGACTGGGGGTGCCCCCGGACGCAGTCTGGGGCAGAGCGGTCCGTACCCGCTTCACAGCAGCGCGGCCGATCACGCTCCGCGGCGACCGGCGGCCGTGCCGAGCAGCGGAGGGGCGACGTCCATGGCGTCCGAGCAGATCGGCTATCGCGGCCCTACGGCCTGCGCGGCCGCGGGCATCACGTACCGGCAACTGGACTACTGGGCCCGCACCGGGCTCGTCGAACCGAGTGTGCGGCCCGCGCACGGTTCGGGGACGCAGCGGCTGTACAGCTTCCGGGACGTCGTCGTCCTGAAGATCGTCAAGCGTTTCCTCGACACCGGTGTGTCGCTCCAGAACATCCGCACCACCGTCCAGCACCTGCGTGAGCGCGGGTTCCAGGACCTGGAGCGCATGACGCTGATGAGCGACGGTGCCACGGTCTACGAGTGCACCTCGCCGGACGAGGTCCACGCGCTGCTCCAGGGCGGCCAGGGCATCTTCGGGATCGCCGTGGGTGTGGTGTGGCGGGACGTGGAGAGCGCGCTCTCGCAGCTGCACGGGGAGCGGATCGACACCGGGGAGACCCTCGTCGGGCACAACCCGGCGGACGAGCTGGCGCGGCGGCGCAACCGGGCGGTCTGA
- a CDS encoding bifunctional nuclease family protein: MNELDVVGVRVEMPSNQPIVLLREVGGDRYLPIWIGPGEATAIAFAQQGMAPARPLTHDLFKDVLEAVGQELTEVRITDLREGVFYAELVFASGVEVSARPSDAIALALRTGTPIYGSDGVLDDAGIAIPDEQEDEVEKFREFLDQISPEDFGTSSQ; the protein is encoded by the coding sequence GTGAACGAGCTCGATGTCGTAGGTGTCCGGGTCGAAATGCCCTCCAACCAACCGATCGTGCTCCTGCGTGAAGTGGGAGGCGACCGCTACCTCCCCATCTGGATCGGGCCGGGGGAGGCGACGGCCATCGCCTTCGCCCAGCAGGGCATGGCCCCCGCGCGACCGCTGACCCACGACCTGTTCAAGGACGTGCTGGAAGCCGTCGGTCAGGAGCTCACCGAAGTGCGCATCACCGACCTGCGTGAAGGCGTCTTCTACGCGGAGCTGGTCTTCGCCAGCGGTGTCGAGGTGAGCGCCCGCCCGTCCGACGCCATAGCGCTGGCCCTGCGCACCGGAACGCCGATCTACGGCAGTGACGGTGTGCTCGACGACGCGGGCATCGCGATCCCCGACGAGCAGGAGGACGAGGTCGAGAAGTTCCGTGAGTTCCTCGACCAGATCTCGCCCGAGGACTTCGGCACCAGCAGTCAGTGA
- a CDS encoding MerR family transcriptional regulator yields the protein MLQTPSGGVGHGTAADSGLMSIGTVLNVLRDEFPEVTISKIRFLESEGLIEPQRTPSGYRKFSAGDVERLGHVLRMQRDHYLPLKVIREHLDAMERGEAVPLPVLGRQGDGEVVPEAPGGPTAARIGRAELLAAAEIGERDLEEWESYGLIGPLADGVYDAEAVTVASLIVELGRFGIEPRHLRVMKAAADREAGLVDQVVAPLKRHRNPQTRALAEARTKELAGLTVKLHAALVQTALGVRLP from the coding sequence ATGCTTCAAACACCGAGCGGCGGTGTCGGGCACGGCACCGCCGCGGACAGTGGGCTGATGAGCATCGGCACCGTCCTGAACGTGCTGCGCGACGAGTTCCCCGAAGTCACCATCTCCAAGATCCGTTTCCTGGAGTCCGAGGGCCTGATCGAGCCCCAGCGGACACCTTCGGGGTATCGCAAGTTCAGCGCCGGCGACGTCGAGCGCCTCGGGCACGTCCTGCGGATGCAGCGGGACCACTATCTGCCGCTCAAGGTGATCCGTGAGCATCTGGACGCCATGGAGCGCGGTGAGGCCGTGCCCCTGCCGGTCCTGGGGCGGCAGGGGGACGGTGAGGTCGTACCGGAGGCCCCTGGAGGGCCCACGGCGGCGCGGATCGGTCGGGCCGAGCTGCTGGCCGCCGCGGAGATCGGTGAGCGGGACCTCGAGGAGTGGGAGTCGTACGGGCTCATCGGGCCGCTGGCGGACGGGGTGTACGACGCCGAGGCCGTCACCGTGGCGTCCCTCATCGTCGAGCTGGGGCGGTTCGGGATCGAGCCGCGACATCTGCGGGTCATGAAGGCCGCCGCCGACCGGGAGGCCGGTCTGGTGGACCAGGTCGTGGCTCCGCTGAAGCGTCATCGCAACCCGCAGACCAGGGCACTTGCCGAGGCTCGTACGAAGGAACTGGCGGGGCTGACCGTGAAGCTTCACGCGGCGCTGGTGCAGACCGCCCTCGGTGTGCGGCTGCCCTGA
- a CDS encoding FHA domain-containing protein, translated as MGGAWWKLSGGYGRCEDVRVDRCVQSGFVLPHGRVCFGQGESPVKLFAKLFGKSAREGSDNATARHRAQPDAEGQRPLFRDQVGGPGGDVPGGQGAPSVDPAQSGDIGFGQPSTSSAGGGFSADPYASNTPAGQPRQEDPSMSALVCTRCGNRNAENSRFCSNCGAPLRAGATPERPSETTSTISISGLEAYDAEVTGQTQMPMLSPEAQAAVDALPLGSALLVVRRGPNSGSRFLLDGDLTTAGRHPQSDIFLDDVTVSRRHVEFRRGQDGSFTVADVGSLNGTYVNRERIDQVALNNGDEVQIGKYRLVFYASQRGY; from the coding sequence ATGGGTGGTGCGTGGTGGAAACTGTCTGGTGGATACGGACGTTGTGAGGATGTCCGGGTCGACCGGTGTGTTCAATCAGGGTTCGTCCTGCCCCACGGGCGGGTCTGTTTCGGTCAAGGGGAATCGCCCGTGAAGTTGTTTGCGAAGTTGTTCGGCAAGAGCGCGCGAGAGGGCAGCGACAATGCGACCGCCCGTCATCGCGCACAGCCTGACGCGGAGGGCCAGCGTCCGCTGTTCCGGGACCAGGTCGGTGGTCCGGGCGGTGACGTTCCCGGAGGTCAGGGCGCGCCGTCTGTTGACCCTGCCCAGTCCGGAGACATAGGTTTCGGGCAACCGTCAACCTCAAGTGCGGGTGGAGGGTTTTCCGCCGACCCGTATGCGTCCAATACCCCGGCGGGGCAGCCGCGGCAGGAGGATCCGTCCATGTCGGCCCTGGTGTGTACGAGGTGCGGTAACCGCAACGCGGAGAACAGCCGCTTCTGCTCCAACTGTGGCGCACCGCTGCGGGCCGGAGCCACTCCCGAGCGCCCGTCCGAGACGACGTCCACGATCTCCATCTCCGGCCTTGAGGCCTACGACGCCGAGGTCACCGGGCAGACGCAGATGCCGATGCTCTCCCCGGAGGCGCAGGCGGCCGTCGACGCCCTGCCGCTCGGTTCCGCGCTCCTGGTGGTGCGCCGTGGGCCGAACTCGGGCAGCCGCTTCCTGCTGGACGGTGACCTGACCACGGCCGGGCGTCATCCGCAGAGCGACATCTTCCTGGACGACGTGACGGTCTCCCGTCGGCACGTGGAGTTCCGTCGCGGTCAGGACGGCTCGTTCACGGTGGCCGATGTGGGCAGTCTGAACGGCACGTACGTCAACCGTGAGCGGATCGACCAGGTCGCTCTGAACAACGGCGACGAGGTGCAGATCGGCAAGTACCGGCTGGTCTTCTACGCGAGCCAGCGGGGCTACTGA
- a CDS encoding DUF881 domain-containing protein, which yields MSNQDGPGDHRLREELPEEVPAATSPTAAGGAAEPSGQTGRQRLVKGLWPPRVSRAQLIVAVLLFGLGFGLAVQVASNSDSDSALRGARQEDLVRILDELDDRTQRLEDEKQGLEKQRDELENSSDQAEEARKQTVEKERQLGILAGTVAAQGPGITMTIDDTKGRVEADMLLDAIQELRAAGAEAIQVNGVRVVAGTYLTDSDKSVSVDGNKINAPYRFKVIGKPQDLEPALNIPGGVVQTLEKEQATVTVERSDQIVVDALRAAKRPDYARSSSQ from the coding sequence ATGAGCAACCAGGACGGTCCGGGCGACCACAGGCTGCGCGAGGAACTGCCCGAAGAGGTGCCCGCAGCGACGTCTCCCACTGCCGCGGGCGGCGCGGCGGAACCATCGGGGCAGACCGGTCGTCAGCGGTTGGTGAAGGGGTTGTGGCCGCCGCGCGTCAGCCGGGCCCAACTCATCGTCGCCGTGCTGTTGTTCGGTCTGGGGTTCGGTCTGGCCGTCCAGGTCGCCTCTAACAGTGACAGCGACAGTGCTCTGCGGGGTGCACGTCAGGAAGATCTTGTGCGCATCCTCGATGAACTGGACGACCGCACTCAGCGTCTTGAAGACGAGAAGCAGGGCCTCGAGAAGCAGCGGGACGAGCTGGAGAACAGCTCGGACCAGGCCGAGGAGGCCCGCAAGCAGACGGTCGAGAAGGAGAGGCAGCTCGGCATCCTGGCGGGCACGGTGGCCGCGCAGGGGCCCGGCATCACGATGACGATCGACGACACGAAGGGGAGGGTCGAGGCGGACATGCTGCTCGACGCGATCCAGGAGCTGCGCGCGGCCGGGGCGGAGGCGATCCAGGTGAACGGCGTGCGCGTCGTCGCGGGCACGTACCTCACGGACTCCGACAAGAGCGTGAGTGTCGACGGGAACAAGATCAACGCCCCCTATCGTTTCAAGGTCATCGGCAAGCCGCAGGACCTCGAACCGGCGCTCAACATCCCTGGAGGCGTGGTGCAGACTCTTGAGAAGGAGCAGGCCACCGTGACCGTCGAGCGGTCGGACCAGATCGTCGTGGACGCCTTGCGAGCAGCGAAGCGGCCTGACTACGCTCGGTCGTCCTCCCAGTGA
- a CDS encoding small basic family protein produces the protein MIAVLGLVVGVVAGLLVRPEVPAVVEPYLPIAVVAALDAVFGGLRAMLDGIFDDKVFVVSFLSNVVVAALIVFLGDKLGVGAQLSTGVVVVLGIRIFSNAAAIRRHVFRA, from the coding sequence GTGATCGCCGTACTGGGCCTCGTCGTGGGAGTCGTGGCCGGCCTCTTGGTCCGGCCCGAGGTTCCGGCGGTCGTCGAGCCTTATCTGCCGATCGCCGTCGTGGCGGCACTCGACGCCGTCTTCGGCGGACTGCGGGCCATGCTGGACGGCATCTTCGACGACAAGGTCTTCGTCGTGTCGTTCCTGTCGAACGTGGTGGTGGCCGCGCTGATCGTGTTCCTGGGCGACAAGTTGGGCGTCGGCGCCCAGCTGTCCACCGGTGTCGTCGTGGTGCTCGGGATCCGTATCTTCTCGAATGCCGCGGCGATCCGCCGGCATGTCTTCCGGGCGTGA
- a CDS encoding DUF881 domain-containing protein encodes MPQQPPVRSTPTRASRPDASMSLLTNVMDHSLDDGYAEAAARKQAAGEGGLPKTLRAKLGLAAGLVLAALVVTVGAAQARVAAPVVAKEREELIDRIDRETESADRLESSVDKLRGEVSARQREALKDSGNSGEAELMGLLSGATAVHGPGVKLVVNDAKEAATGGDGDPRETSGFSDTGRVRDRDMQRVVNGLWESGAEAVSINEQRLTALSAIRAAGDAILVDNKPLVPPYTVLAVGDGKRLSTRFQNSADGLYLHALQENYGIRTAISVEDDLRLPAAPSVTVRTAQPKTGKGTS; translated from the coding sequence ATGCCGCAGCAGCCCCCCGTTCGGAGCACCCCCACGCGCGCGTCGCGTCCGGACGCGTCCATGTCGCTGCTCACCAACGTCATGGACCACAGCCTCGACGACGGGTACGCCGAGGCCGCTGCCCGGAAGCAGGCGGCGGGCGAGGGCGGCCTGCCGAAGACGCTGAGGGCGAAGCTCGGACTCGCCGCCGGCCTGGTTCTGGCGGCACTGGTCGTGACCGTCGGAGCGGCCCAGGCGCGGGTCGCGGCTCCCGTCGTGGCGAAGGAGCGCGAGGAGCTCATCGACCGCATCGACCGGGAGACCGAGAGCGCGGATCGGCTGGAGAGCAGCGTCGACAAGTTGCGCGGCGAGGTGAGCGCGCGGCAGCGCGAGGCCCTCAAGGACAGTGGCAACAGCGGCGAGGCGGAGCTCATGGGCCTGCTGTCGGGTGCCACGGCGGTGCACGGTCCAGGCGTGAAGCTGGTGGTGAACGACGCCAAGGAAGCCGCCACGGGTGGTGACGGCGACCCGCGCGAGACGAGCGGGTTCTCCGACACCGGGCGGGTGCGCGACCGGGACATGCAGCGTGTGGTGAACGGGCTGTGGGAGTCGGGCGCCGAGGCCGTGTCCATCAACGAACAGCGGCTGACGGCGCTGTCGGCCATCCGGGCCGCGGGTGACGCGATACTGGTCGACAACAAGCCGCTGGTTCCGCCGTATACGGTGCTGGCGGTGGGGGACGGGAAGCGGCTGAGCACCAGATTCCAGAACAGTGCCGACGGGCTGTATCTGCACGCCCTTCAGGAGAACTACGGGATCCGGACCGCCATCTCCGTGGAGGACGACCTCCGGTTGCCCGCCGCACCGAGCGTGACCGTACGAACAGCACAGCCGAAAACCGGGAAGGGCACATCGTGA